One genomic region from Nymphalis io chromosome 18, ilAglIoxx1.1, whole genome shotgun sequence encodes:
- the LOC126775726 gene encoding uncharacterized protein LOC126775726 — translation MIKTTLYQLNPARLIEEIKKRPGLYRTEQPADREEKLHLWKEVGAAIYDDWDSFNKATAYDRVLQLQRKWRSLRDAYNRELRARRAAPRGNRRVYIYFKRMSFLGGFEGSVSDDDDQDGNQVIFSNQTEDPLFSSHTSHTPRRKRRKKSSSDGEPAPEELEMPVFPVDISDDGDSDKLFLLSFLPEMKQLPANIKMWARAQIANVMQEAVNSHFNNSIPGSSSDRNGMVKQRRDSSE, via the exons ATGATAAAGACAACGCTGTATCAATTGAACCCGGCGCGTTTGATTGAGGAAATAAAGAAGCGTCCAGGTTTATACCGGACAGAGCAGCCCGCCGACCGGGAGGAAAAGCTGCATCTGTGGAAGGAGGTCGGAGCCGCCATATACGACGACTGGGACAGTTTCAATAAGGCAACTGCATACGATCGAG TCCTCCAGTTGCAAAGGAAATGGCGCTCACTTCGGGACGCGTACAACAGGGAGCTGCGAGCTCGGCGCGCGGCGCCGCGTGGCAACCGACGCGTCTACATATACTTCAAACGTATGAGTTTCCTCGGCGGCTTCGAGGGCAGCGTTAGTGATGA TGACGACCAAGATGGTAACCAGGTGATATTCAGCAACCAGACCGAAGATCCTCTTTTTAGCAGTCACACAAGTCATACGCCGAGACGAAAACGTCGAAAGAAATCCAGCTCGGACGGAGAGCCGGCTCCAGAGGAGTTGGAGATGCCGGTCTTCCCCGTAGATATATCTGACGACGGAGACAGCGACAAGCTATTTTTGCTCTCATTTCTACCGGAAATGAAGCAATTACCGGCTAATATAAAGATGTGGGCGAGGGCTCAGATAGCGAATGTTATGCAGGAAGCCGTTAACTCACATTTCAATAATTCGATACCTGGCAGCAGTTCAGACAGAAATGGAATGGTGAAACAAAGGAGGGACAGTTCGGAATAG
- the LOC126775731 gene encoding uncharacterized protein LOC126775731 encodes MVSDAEVEAATRRPCEAATWRLERGAATSRTDSAHHIQFSRYHGDVRLPSRRGRADCRTRPITGDQRAHPRQSHGAVRPERASVLSHNNIKTNDNHTLPDIS; translated from the exons ATGGTATCGGACGCGGAGGTCGAAGCGGCAACGCGGCGCCCGTGCGAAGCGGCAACATGGCGCCTCGAGCGCGGAGCGGCAACGTCGCGCACTGATTCAGCACATCACATTCAATTTTCGAGATATCAC GGCGACGTGCGACTGCCGAGTCGCAGGGGGCGGGCCGACTGTCGCACCCGGCCAATCACCGGCGACCAACGCGCGCACCCGCGGCAGTCGCACGGCGCGGTCCGACCCGAGCGTGCGTCAGTTTTGTCGCATAACAATATCAAAACAAACGATAATCATACTTTACCAGATATATCTTAA